The DNA segment AGACGGAGCGATCGTCGCGCGAAGCCAGCGCCGAGACGTCGGGAGCGCCCCGAACGCCGTCGCGGAGGATGGCGTCGAGACCGACCTCCGACGTGCTGAAAGCCGGCAGCCGACGGTCCCCCATCAGGCTGAACATCCGGAAGACGTTTAGCGCGGGGAGGTCGACGCCGTTGGTCGCCAGGGCGCGGAAGCCGGCGAAATAGGGCTGGTCCTCGAACTCGAAGGCCCAGGTGAGGGCGCCCTCGAGGTTCACCCCTGTCCGCTCGGCGAGGTCGTGCTTGCGGGCGAAGACGGCGGCCGTGTAGCTGGAGTACATCGTGCCGCTGCGGTAGCCGAAACGAGGCCCCTGGCAGGCTGCGCAGCCTTCGGGGTCGGACTCGCCGATGACGATCGGCTTATCCTTCAGCTCGGGAAAGGACGCCACGATCCGGAAGCCGTCCTGGATGGTCCGCAACTGCTCGGCGATCCCCATCCGAACGTGGCCGTCGACCACGGTGGGCGCCCCCTTGGCGTGGAACGAGACGAAGTCGATGGGCGTGCCGACCTGACCCGTCGCATGGTTCCTGCCGCGCAGGCAGTGCTCCAGGAACTCGCGAGTCCATCGCCCGCCGCTGCCGGCGGAATCGGGGCCGCCGACGCGAGCCGTCGGCAACGCCCGCTTGATGGCGTCGACGGTGTAGTCGTGGAGCTTCTGGAACTCCTCGGGCGTGCCCCGCCAGTAGCCGATGTTCGCCTCGTTCCAGGTCTCCCAGTACCACGATTCAACCTCGGCCCGACCGTAGGTTTCGACGCAGTGCCGGGCCCACTGGTAGACCAGTTCGGCCCACTTCGCATAGTCCTTCGGTGGATAGGCCCAGCCGGTGAAGACCTCGTCGTACTTCGCGGTGGGCGTCCAGTGATGCTGGTACGGCTCCGGCCGGATCGACATCTCCCGGGGCATGAATCCGACCTGCACATAGGGCTTGACCCCGTTCTCCAGGTAGACGCCGAAGATCCGATCGACGATCGACCAGTCGTACTTCGGATTCCCCTGGGCGTCTTCCGAGTAGGCCCCCGTCGATC comes from the Paludisphaera rhizosphaerae genome and includes:
- a CDS encoding GH39 family glycosyl hydrolase → MIRGIGWVFAGLSVLAASISRGADDLPAGFPVQVRVDASKPRGALPPIWRFFGADEPNYAYMKDGRKLVGELGRLRPGSVYFRAHNLLTSGDGTPALKWGSTGAYSEDAQGNPKYDWSIVDRIFGVYLENGVKPYVQVGFMPREMSIRPEPYQHHWTPTAKYDEVFTGWAYPPKDYAKWAELVYQWARHCVETYGRAEVESWYWETWNEANIGYWRGTPEEFQKLHDYTVDAIKRALPTARVGGPDSAGSGGRWTREFLEHCLRGRNHATGQVGTPIDFVSFHAKGAPTVVDGHVRMGIAEQLRTIQDGFRIVASFPELKDKPIVIGESDPEGCAACQGPRFGYRSGTMYSSYTAAVFARKHDLAERTGVNLEGALTWAFEFEDQPYFAGFRALATNGVDLPALNVFRMFSLMGDRRLPAFSTSEVGLDAILRDGVRGAPDVSALASRDDRSVSVMIWHYHDDDVPGPPAEVALEISGLPVSANPTLLHHYRVDADHGNAYEAWKQMGSPAQPSPEQHAALLRASGLALVEPPDWHRIDGGVLGLQMSLPRQGVSLLRLELPSSK